Proteins from a genomic interval of Anolis sagrei isolate rAnoSag1 chromosome 1, rAnoSag1.mat, whole genome shotgun sequence:
- the FLRT2 gene encoding leucine-rich repeat transmembrane protein FLRT2, translated as MGPWTRMWPMDRVAFVKSWLVFSLGLYMQFSKAMACPSVCRCDRNFVYCNERSLTSVPLGIPEGVTVLYLHNNQINNAGFPAELHNVRSVHTVYLYGNQLDEFPMNLPKNVRVLHLQENNIQTISRAALAQLLKLEELHLDDNSISTVGVEDGAFREAISLKLLFLSKNHLSSVPVGLPVDLQELRVDENRIAIISDMAFQNLTSLERLIVDGNLLTNKGIADGTFSHLSKLKEFSIVRNSLTYPPPELPGTNLLRLSLQDNQISHIPLSAFSNLQQLERLDISNNQLRMLSRGVFDSLHNLKQLTARNNPWLCDCSIKWVTEWLKYIPSSINVRGFMCQGPDHVRGMAVRELTVNMLSCPPTTPALSFVTEATTTLLPTTVAPATSLLTPSNKYTPFTSIVATLPTVPERDDGEKVTTPFVERFQLFIHIVNDTCIQVSWHTVFNVMAYKLTWVKMGHSLEGGIIQERIVSDKKQNISLTSLEPKSTYRICLVPLDDFNNYRVGEDTVCSEGTTKASLLSNGSNTASSHEQTTSHNIGSPFLLAGLIGGAVVFVLVVLLSIFCWHMHKKGRYTSQKWKYNRGRRKDDYCEAGTKKDNSILEMTETSFQIVSLNNDQLLKGDFRLQPIYTPNGGINYTDCHIPNNMRYCNSGVSDLEHCHT; from the coding sequence ATGGGCCCGTGGACTAGAATGTGGCCCATGGACAGGGTTGCTTTTGTGAAATCATGGCTTGTGTTTTCTCTGGGGCTCTACATGCAGTTCTCCAAAGCGATGGCCTGTCCGAGCGTTTGCCGCTGTGACCGAAACTTTGTCTATTGTAATGAACGAAGCTTGACCTCAGTGCCTCTTGGAATCCCGGAGGGTGTAACCGTACTCTACCTCCATAATAACCAAATTAATAATGCTGGATTTCCTGCAGAGCTACACAACGTCCGGTCTGTACACACAGTTTACTTGTATGGAAACCAGCTGGATGAATTCCCCATGAATCTGCCCAAGAATGTCAGGGTTCTCCACCTACAAGAAAACAACATCCAAACCATTTCTCGGGCAGCTCTGGCCCAGCTGTTGAAACTAGAAGAGCTGCACCTAGATGACAATTCCATCTCTACTGTGGGAGTTGAGGATGGGGCTTTCCGGGAAGCTATCAGCCTCAAGCTTCTGTTCTTGTCCAAGAATCACTTAAGCAGTGTACCAGTTGGCCTTCCAGTGGACTTACAGGAACTACGAGTTGATGAAAACCGAATTGCCATCATATCGGATATGGCCTTTCAGAATCTCACAAGCTTGGAACGTCTCATAGTGGATGGTAACCTCCTTACCAATAAAGGTATTGCAGATGGCACTTTCAGCCACCTATCCAAACTCAAGGAATTCTCTATAGTGCGGAATTCTCTAACATACCCTCCTCCTGAACTCCCAGGTACAAATCTTCTTAGACTATCTCTACAAGACAACCAGATATCACACATACCACTTTCAGCCTTTTCGAATCTCCAGCAGCTGGAGCGACTTGATATATCCAACAATCAGCTTCGGATGCTGTCCAGAGGTGTGTTTGATAGCCTTCACAACCTTAAGCAACTCACAGCAAGGAACAATCCATGGCTTTGTGATTGTAGTATTAAGTGGGTTACTGAATGGCTTAAGTATATTCCATCCTCCATCAATGTTCGGGGATTCATGTGTCAGGGGCCAGATCATGTCCGAGGCATGGCCGTCAGGGAACTCACCGTAAATATGTTGTCATGTCCTCCAACTACCCCTGCTCTGTCATTTGTTACCGAGGCTACCACAACACTCTTGCCAACTACAGTGGCCCCTGCTACATCTCTCTTGACCCCAAGTAACAAATACACTCCCTTTACCTCCATTGTAGCCACACTCCCCACTGTGCCTGAGAGAGATGATGGAGAAAAAGTGACCACTCCCTTTGTTGAGCGCTTTCAACTGTTTATCCACATTGTGAATGACACTTGTATCCAAGTCAGCTGGCATACTGTTTTTAATGTCATGGCTTACAAACTTACCTGGGTTAAAATGGGTCACAGTCTGGAAGGAGGCATTATTCAGGAACGGATAGTTAGTGACAAGAAACAAAATATTAGCTTGACAAGCCTAGAGCCCAAATCTACGTATCGGATTTGCTTGGTTCCTTTGGATGATTTTAATAATTATCGAGTTGGTGAGGACACTGTCTGTTCTGAAGGTACCACCAAGGCTTCCTTATTAAGCAATGGGAGCAACACAGCCTCCAGCCATGAGCAGACCACATCTCATAACATTGGTTCCCCATTTCTCCTGGCAGGATTGATTGGGGGGGCAGTGGTATTTGTGCTGGTGGTTCTGCTCAGCATCTTCTGTTGGCACATGCACAAAAAAGGGCGCTATACTTCTCAGAAATGGAAATACAACCGAGGCCGACGGAAAGATGACTACTGTGAGGCGGGAACCAAGAAGGACAACTCCATCCTGGAGATGACAGAAACCAGCTTTCAGATTGTCTCCTTAAATAATGATCAACTCCTTAAAGGAGATTTCAGACTTCAGCCCATTTATACCCCAAATGGGGGAATTAACTACACAGACTGCCATATCCCCAACAATATGAGATATTGCAACAGCGGTGTATCAGACCTGGAACACTGTCATACGTGA